From Pandoraea vervacti, the proteins below share one genomic window:
- a CDS encoding GntP family permease has product MVAVQGNLLLVYALVAVIALILMIARFKLNPFITLIVVSLVLGLAVGMPMGGIVKAFETGVGNTLGHIALVVGLGTMLGKMMAESGGAERIARTLIGFFGEKNVHWAMVVIAFIVGLPVFFEVGFVLLIPIAFNVAKRTGTSMVLVGIPMVAGLSVVHGLIPPHPAALLAVTAYNADIGHTIMYALIVGIPTAAIAGPLFAKLMARHVVPNPDNPLLSQFVEADRPMDKLPGFGITLFTILLPVILMLIGSWADLFFAPKTFANDFLRLIGNSVMALLIATLVSFFTFGKQRGFNRDQILKFTNECLAPIATITLVVGAGGGFGRILMDSGVSKAIVDVANNAHLSPLLLGWLVAVLIRIATGSATVAMTTACGIVAPIAAAAGSTVKPELMVLATGAGSLILSHVNDGGFWLVKEYFNMTVPQTFKTWTVCETIISVVALLLTLGLATVV; this is encoded by the coding sequence ATGGTCGCGGTGCAAGGCAACTTGCTGCTGGTGTACGCGCTTGTCGCGGTAATCGCGCTGATCCTGATGATCGCGCGTTTCAAACTGAATCCGTTCATCACGCTGATCGTCGTCTCGCTCGTGCTCGGGCTGGCGGTGGGCATGCCGATGGGCGGTATCGTCAAGGCATTCGAGACCGGCGTGGGCAACACGCTGGGCCACATTGCGCTCGTGGTCGGGCTTGGCACGATGCTCGGCAAGATGATGGCCGAGTCCGGGGGCGCCGAGCGTATCGCGCGCACGCTCATCGGGTTCTTCGGCGAGAAGAACGTGCACTGGGCCATGGTCGTGATCGCGTTCATCGTCGGTCTGCCGGTCTTCTTCGAAGTCGGCTTCGTGCTGCTGATTCCGATTGCGTTCAACGTCGCAAAGCGCACTGGCACCTCGATGGTGCTCGTGGGCATTCCGATGGTCGCCGGTCTGTCGGTCGTGCACGGCCTGATTCCGCCGCACCCGGCCGCGCTGCTGGCGGTCACCGCCTATAACGCCGACATCGGGCACACGATCATGTACGCGCTGATCGTTGGCATTCCGACGGCGGCCATCGCCGGTCCGCTGTTCGCCAAGCTCATGGCGCGCCACGTGGTGCCCAATCCGGACAATCCGCTGCTCTCGCAGTTCGTCGAAGCCGACCGTCCGATGGACAAGCTCCCGGGCTTCGGCATCACGCTGTTCACGATTTTGCTGCCGGTCATTCTGATGCTCATCGGTAGCTGGGCCGATCTGTTCTTCGCACCGAAGACGTTCGCGAACGACTTCCTGCGCCTGATCGGCAATTCGGTGATGGCGTTGCTCATCGCCACGCTCGTGAGCTTCTTCACGTTCGGCAAGCAGCGCGGCTTCAATCGCGACCAGATTCTCAAGTTCACGAACGAGTGTCTCGCACCGATCGCCACGATCACGCTGGTCGTGGGCGCCGGCGGTGGTTTCGGGCGTATCCTTATGGATAGCGGCGTGTCGAAGGCGATCGTCGACGTGGCGAACAACGCTCACCTCTCGCCGCTGCTGCTGGGGTGGCTGGTGGCTGTGCTGATCCGGATTGCCACAGGATCGGCCACGGTCGCCATGACGACCGCGTGCGGCATCGTCGCACCGATCGCGGCGGCGGCCGGCTCGACCGTCAAGCCGGAACTGATGGTGCTGGCTACGGGCGCGGGCTCGCTGATTCTGTCGCACGTGAACGACGGCGGCTTCTGGCTGGTCAAGGAATACTTCAACATGACCGTGCCGCAGACCTTCAAGACGTGGACGGTTTGCGAGACGATCATCTCGGTGGTCGCGTTGCTGCTCACGCTCGGCCTCGCCACGGTGGTGTGA
- a CDS encoding 5'-methylthioadenosine/adenosylhomocysteine nucleosidase, whose amino-acid sequence MTLGIVAALHEEIADLLAEMAPGAHVEHIGMRDYYVGKLHGHDCVIVLARIGKVAAAATTTALIHRFDVRELVFTGVAGGLAHGLAVGDVVIADTLTQHDMDASPLFPRYEIPLLGRASFNAESALRDALAQAARDWLAEELHEQVSAEWRAQWQMVSPRVHVGQIASGDRFVSSANEVTLLRGHLPQALAVEMEGAAVAQVCHEYGIPFAVMRTLSDAADDTAHVDFPRFLREVASHYSHGILRRFLTSRPPRPASCPSERA is encoded by the coding sequence ATGACGCTAGGCATCGTCGCCGCGCTCCACGAAGAAATTGCCGATCTGCTCGCAGAAATGGCCCCTGGCGCTCACGTTGAGCACATCGGCATGCGGGACTACTACGTGGGCAAACTCCATGGCCATGATTGCGTCATCGTGCTCGCCCGTATCGGCAAGGTGGCGGCCGCGGCAACGACAACGGCGCTGATTCACCGTTTCGACGTGAGGGAACTTGTCTTCACCGGCGTCGCGGGCGGTCTGGCGCATGGCCTCGCGGTGGGCGACGTGGTGATTGCGGACACGCTCACGCAACACGACATGGACGCCAGCCCGCTCTTTCCCCGTTACGAGATTCCGCTGCTCGGGCGTGCGTCGTTCAATGCCGAGTCCGCCCTGCGCGACGCCCTCGCGCAGGCCGCGCGCGACTGGCTCGCCGAAGAACTGCATGAACAGGTGAGCGCCGAATGGCGTGCGCAATGGCAGATGGTCTCGCCGCGCGTGCACGTGGGACAAATCGCGAGCGGCGACCGGTTCGTCTCCAGCGCCAATGAAGTGACGTTGCTGCGCGGCCATCTGCCGCAGGCGCTTGCGGTCGAAATGGAAGGCGCGGCCGTCGCACAGGTGTGTCACGAATACGGTATACCGTTTGCCGTGATGCGCACGCTGTCGGACGCCGCCGACGATACGGCCCACGTCGATTTTCCCCGCTTCCTGCGTGAGGTGGCGAGCCACTATTCGCACGGCATCCTGCGCCGCTTCCTGACCTCGCGCCCCCCACGTCCGGCATCATGCCCGTCTGAACGGGCGTAG
- a CDS encoding NAD(P) transhydrogenase subunit alpha, whose product MELINHTVINLIIFVLAVYVGYHVVWNVTPALHTPLMAVTNAISAIVIVGAMLAAGLTEGNLGKTMGVVAVALAAVNVFGGFLVTQRMLEMFKKKDKPVKSEQSGASSKANAPHGGGLSVAAGDKAIEGDKQ is encoded by the coding sequence ATGGAATTGATCAATCACACGGTGATCAACCTGATCATCTTCGTGCTGGCGGTATATGTCGGCTATCACGTGGTGTGGAACGTCACCCCGGCCTTGCACACGCCGCTCATGGCGGTGACGAACGCCATCTCGGCCATCGTGATCGTGGGGGCGATGCTCGCCGCGGGTCTGACGGAAGGCAACCTCGGCAAGACCATGGGCGTCGTGGCCGTGGCGCTGGCCGCCGTGAACGTGTTCGGGGGCTTCCTCGTCACGCAGCGCATGCTCGAGATGTTCAAGAAGAAAGATAAGCCTGTGAAGTCGGAGCAAAGCGGAGCCTCGTCGAAGGCTAACGCGCCGCATGGCGGCGGGTTAAGCGTAGCGGCCGGAGACAAGGCCATCGAGGGGGACAAGCAATGA
- a CDS encoding gluconokinase, which yields MIVVVMGVSGSGKSTVGQKLADRLGCGFSDADSFHSPANIEKMRRGEALNDADRAPWLAAIREAIVARRVAGRHHVFACSALRARYRDVLGEHDGDVVFVYLKGAPEVIGERLASRSGHFFDPALLQSQFNTLEEPRDALIIDIRESPDAIVETLLHKLAACPGGALLTSAGAARVQ from the coding sequence ATGATCGTCGTGGTAATGGGCGTATCGGGCAGCGGCAAGAGCACGGTCGGACAAAAACTCGCCGACCGGCTGGGCTGCGGGTTTTCCGACGCGGATTCGTTTCACAGCCCCGCGAACATCGAGAAGATGCGTCGCGGCGAGGCGCTCAACGACGCGGACCGCGCACCCTGGCTTGCCGCGATTCGCGAGGCCATCGTCGCGCGCCGCGTGGCGGGACGTCATCACGTGTTCGCGTGCTCGGCTTTGCGCGCGCGCTATCGCGATGTGCTGGGCGAGCACGACGGCGACGTCGTGTTCGTCTACCTCAAGGGCGCGCCCGAGGTGATCGGCGAGCGTCTTGCCTCGCGCTCCGGGCATTTCTTCGATCCGGCGTTGCTGCAAAGCCAGTTCAACACACTGGAAGAGCCGCGCGACGCGCTGATCATCGACATCCGCGAGTCGCCCGACGCCATCGTCGAGACCCTGCTGCATAAACTTGCCGCCTGCCCCGGCGGCGCACTGCTCACGTCCGCCGGGGCGGCACGCGTACAATAG
- a CDS encoding NAD(P)(+) transhydrogenase (Re/Si-specific) subunit beta: protein MSMNLVTLLYLVASICFIQALKGLSNPKMARRGNAFGMIGMAIAAVTTIALIYELRRLMGGNYSGLALILAGLVVGGGTGAFVARKVEMTKMPELVAAMHSLIGLAAVCIAVAAVAEPAAFGIVPAGETFLPPGNRIELFIGTFVGAITFSGSVIAFGKLSGKYKFRLFQGAPVQFTGQHTINLLLAIAMLGFGVIFFLSQSWLPFILMTAIAFVLGVLIIIPIGGADMPVVVSMLNSYSGWAAAGIGFSLNNPMLIIAGSLVGSSGAILSYIMCKAMNRSFFNVILGGFGATPGAAAAGGEQQQRPVKSGSPDDAAFLMSNAESLVIVPGYGLAVARAQHALKELTDKLSEKGVNVRYAIHPVAGRMPGHMNVLLAEAEVPYDQVLEMDEINGEFGQTDVVLVLGANDVVNPAAKNDPASPIAGMPILEAYKAKTIIVNKRSMAAGYAGLDNELFYLDKTMMVFGDAKKVVEEMVKAVD from the coding sequence ATGAGCATGAATCTCGTCACGCTGCTGTATCTGGTCGCGTCGATCTGTTTCATTCAGGCCCTCAAGGGTCTGTCGAACCCGAAGATGGCGCGACGCGGCAATGCATTCGGCATGATCGGCATGGCCATTGCGGCCGTCACCACGATTGCGCTGATCTACGAGTTGCGCCGGCTGATGGGCGGCAATTACTCGGGGCTCGCGCTGATCCTCGCAGGCCTTGTGGTCGGCGGCGGCACCGGCGCCTTCGTCGCGCGCAAGGTCGAGATGACGAAGATGCCGGAACTCGTGGCCGCCATGCACTCGCTCATTGGTCTGGCAGCGGTGTGTATCGCTGTCGCTGCCGTGGCAGAGCCTGCGGCATTCGGTATCGTGCCCGCGGGCGAAACCTTCCTGCCGCCGGGTAACCGCATCGAGCTGTTCATCGGCACGTTCGTCGGCGCGATTACGTTCTCCGGGTCGGTCATCGCGTTCGGCAAGCTCTCGGGCAAGTACAAATTCCGTCTGTTCCAGGGCGCGCCGGTGCAGTTCACCGGCCAGCACACGATCAACCTGCTGCTCGCCATCGCGATGCTCGGCTTCGGCGTCATCTTCTTCCTGTCGCAAAGCTGGCTGCCGTTCATTTTGATGACGGCCATTGCCTTCGTGCTCGGCGTGCTCATCATCATCCCGATCGGCGGCGCGGACATGCCGGTCGTGGTCTCGATGCTGAACTCGTACTCGGGCTGGGCCGCCGCAGGCATCGGCTTCTCGCTGAACAACCCCATGCTGATCATCGCAGGTTCGCTTGTGGGCTCGTCAGGCGCGATCCTGTCGTACATCATGTGCAAGGCCATGAACCGCTCGTTTTTCAACGTGATTCTGGGCGGGTTCGGCGCAACGCCGGGGGCTGCGGCAGCCGGGGGCGAACAACAGCAGCGCCCGGTCAAATCCGGCTCCCCCGATGACGCAGCGTTCCTCATGAGCAACGCCGAATCGCTGGTGATCGTGCCGGGTTACGGTCTGGCCGTGGCGCGTGCGCAGCATGCGCTCAAGGAATTGACCGACAAGCTCTCGGAGAAAGGCGTGAATGTGCGCTACGCCATTCACCCGGTCGCAGGCCGCATGCCGGGTCACATGAACGTGCTGCTCGCCGAAGCCGAAGTGCCATACGACCAGGTGCTGGAGATGGACGAGATCAACGGCGAATTCGGTCAGACGGACGTGGTGCTGGTGTTGGGCGCCAACGACGTGGTGAACCCGGCCGCGAAGAACGATCCGGCGTCGCCGATTGCGGGCATGCCGATTCTCGAGGCCTACAAGGCCAAGACGATCATCGTCAACAAGCGCTCCATGGCCGCGGGTTACGCCGGACTGGATAACGAGCTGTTCTATCTCGACAAGACCATGATGGTCTTCGGCGACGCGAAGAAGGTCGTCGAAGAGATGGTCAAGGCAGTCGATTGA
- a CDS encoding NUDIX hydrolase, translating into MDARWKPNVTVAAVVERDGRFLFVEEQKRAGLLINQPAGHLEPGESILDAVRREVLEETAHTFEPRHLLGIYLAPGPDDIAYLRFTFTGTLGAFDASRPLDEGIVGTLWLTPEEVRAQRARHRSPILERCMDDYLRGVRYDLDILQTHPALTGGQGNT; encoded by the coding sequence ATGGATGCACGCTGGAAGCCCAACGTGACGGTTGCAGCGGTCGTCGAACGCGACGGCCGTTTTCTGTTTGTCGAAGAGCAAAAGCGTGCCGGTCTGTTGATCAACCAACCGGCCGGTCACCTGGAACCGGGCGAATCGATTCTCGACGCGGTGCGCCGCGAGGTGCTCGAAGAGACGGCGCATACGTTTGAACCACGGCACCTGCTGGGCATCTATCTCGCCCCGGGGCCGGACGATATCGCTTACCTGCGTTTCACCTTTACCGGTACGCTGGGCGCGTTCGACGCATCGCGACCGCTCGACGAGGGCATCGTCGGCACGCTCTGGCTCACGCCGGAGGAAGTGCGCGCGCAGCGGGCGCGGCACCGTTCACCGATTCTCGAGCGATGCATGGACGATTACCTGCGAGGGGTGCGTTACGACCTCGACATACTTCAGACCCATCCGGCGCTGACCGGTGGGCAAGGCAACACATGA
- the edd gene encoding phosphogluconate dehydratase, with protein MSEQTKPLHPTVLAVTARIAARSRDTRAAYLARIDASAGRFPQRGALSCANLAHGFAAMPANDKLMLREQRRPNVGIVTAYNDMLSAHQPYEQYPARLREAARKLGATAQVAGGVPAMCDGVTQGNAGMELSLFSRDIIAMSTAVALSHNMFDAALMLGVCDKIVPGLVIGALQFGHLPTIFVPAGPMASGLSNDEKARIRQLYATGKVGRDALLEAESQAYHSAGTCTFYGTANSNQLLMEIMGLHLPGAAFVHPHTPLRDALTDASLARVLAIGAHTPDYTPVGHVVDERAVVNGIVGLLATGGSTNHTLHLVAMARAAGVIIDWDDFDALSAIVPLMARVYPNGKADVNHFHAAGGMGFLIGELLDAGWLHENVKTVAGPGLSRYRAEPWLSPEGLAWRAGSAYSGDRDVLRGHAEPFAPDGGLRLMHGNLGRGVIKVSAVKPEHRRVAATARVFVSQEAVQAAFDAGELHRDVVVVLRGQGPRANGMPELHRLTPLLGVLQDEGFAVALVTDGRMSGASGKVPAVIHVSPEAAGGGPLARVRDGDLIVLDANAGMLHAEVSPQAWAERDIAPVPDSGEDTGRLLFGHMRAAVGAAEAGASVFFGTE; from the coding sequence ATGTCTGAGCAAACGAAGCCCCTGCACCCGACCGTACTGGCCGTTACCGCGCGCATTGCCGCGCGCAGCCGCGACACACGCGCGGCCTATCTGGCCCGCATCGACGCGAGTGCCGGCCGCTTTCCGCAGCGCGGCGCGCTCTCGTGCGCCAATCTCGCGCACGGCTTTGCTGCCATGCCCGCGAACGACAAGCTGATGCTGCGAGAGCAGCGTCGTCCGAACGTTGGCATCGTGACTGCCTACAACGACATGCTCTCGGCGCATCAGCCGTACGAGCAATATCCGGCGCGGTTGCGCGAGGCCGCGCGCAAGCTCGGCGCCACGGCGCAGGTCGCGGGCGGCGTGCCCGCCATGTGCGATGGGGTCACGCAAGGCAATGCGGGCATGGAACTGTCGCTCTTCTCGCGCGACATCATCGCGATGAGCACGGCTGTGGCGCTCTCGCACAATATGTTCGACGCGGCGCTCATGCTGGGCGTGTGCGACAAGATCGTGCCGGGTCTCGTGATCGGCGCGCTGCAGTTCGGCCATCTGCCGACGATTTTCGTGCCGGCCGGCCCGATGGCGAGCGGTCTGTCGAATGACGAGAAAGCCAGGATCCGCCAGTTGTACGCCACCGGCAAAGTGGGGCGCGACGCGTTGCTCGAAGCCGAATCGCAGGCGTATCACAGTGCCGGTACGTGCACGTTCTACGGCACCGCCAACAGTAACCAGTTGCTCATGGAAATCATGGGCCTGCACCTGCCGGGCGCGGCCTTCGTGCATCCACATACCCCGCTGCGCGATGCGCTCACCGACGCGTCGCTCGCGCGCGTGCTGGCCATCGGCGCGCACACGCCCGATTACACCCCTGTCGGCCATGTGGTCGACGAACGCGCCGTCGTCAACGGCATTGTCGGTCTGCTTGCCACCGGCGGCTCGACCAACCATACGCTGCATCTGGTGGCGATGGCCCGCGCGGCGGGCGTCATCATCGACTGGGACGATTTCGACGCGCTCTCGGCCATTGTGCCGCTCATGGCCCGCGTGTATCCGAACGGCAAGGCGGACGTGAACCATTTCCACGCGGCGGGGGGCATGGGCTTTCTGATCGGTGAACTGCTCGACGCCGGGTGGCTGCACGAGAACGTCAAGACGGTGGCGGGTCCGGGGCTGTCCCGCTATCGCGCGGAGCCGTGGCTCTCGCCCGAAGGGCTGGCATGGCGCGCCGGTAGCGCCTACAGTGGTGATCGTGACGTCTTGCGCGGCCACGCCGAGCCGTTCGCCCCCGATGGCGGACTGCGGCTCATGCATGGCAATCTGGGGCGCGGCGTCATCAAGGTGTCGGCAGTCAAGCCGGAACATCGGCGCGTGGCGGCAACGGCACGCGTATTTGTTTCGCAGGAAGCGGTCCAGGCCGCGTTCGATGCAGGTGAGCTGCATCGCGACGTGGTCGTGGTGTTGCGCGGCCAGGGGCCGCGCGCCAACGGCATGCCCGAGTTGCATCGCCTCACCCCGCTGCTCGGTGTCTTGCAGGACGAAGGGTTCGCCGTGGCGCTCGTGACGGATGGCCGGATGTCCGGGGCGTCGGGCAAGGTGCCCGCCGTGATCCACGTGTCGCCCGAAGCGGCGGGCGGTGGCCCGCTCGCCCGCGTACGCGACGGCGATCTGATCGTGCTCGACGCGAACGCCGGCATGCTGCACGCCGAGGTGTCCCCGCAGGCATGGGCCGAGCGCGACATCGCGCCGGTGCCGGACTCGGGCGAGGACACCGGACGCCTGCTCTTCGGCCATATGCGGGCGGCCGTGGGCGCGGCGGAGGCGGGCGCTTCCGTGTTCTTCGGTACCGAGTGA
- a CDS encoding THUMP domain-containing class I SAM-dependent RNA methyltransferase, producing the protein MASFEFFAPCPRGLEEALAAELAELGRLAPISVGKQVPGGVHFAGPWAAGMAANLHSRIASRVLLRVAQQGYRTEQDIYEFALRQRWEDWFGYQQTLRVDVTGIKAPVRSLEFVTLRIKDAVCDRLREKTGARPNIDTMQPDVRVFAFLTATDVTIYLDTSGEPLFKRGWRLDKGAAPLRENLAAGILRLAGWRTDTAADMVLYDPMCGSGTFLAEAAQIALGIPAGAGRRFGFEKLKGYDITAWQSLKVQASDAQRDARVRGVPDTIFGSDISGDMLVKSRANLERAGVGDIGLKQVDARDMSPPVDRPGIIVANPPYGERIEVRGRRAPRDADDGYSPDVQGNRGGFQRNQPDGVDAEFFRAFGDVLKQRFTGWSAFLLTADMSLPGQMRLRESRRTPLYNGALECRLFRFDLIAGSVRKRPGDAQSKPEGDEA; encoded by the coding sequence ATGGCTTCCTTCGAATTCTTCGCACCCTGTCCTCGCGGACTGGAAGAGGCGCTTGCCGCCGAACTCGCGGAACTGGGGCGTCTCGCTCCGATCTCGGTCGGCAAACAGGTGCCCGGCGGCGTGCATTTCGCCGGTCCGTGGGCAGCCGGCATGGCGGCCAACCTGCATTCGCGCATTGCCAGCCGTGTGCTGCTTCGTGTGGCGCAGCAGGGCTATCGCACCGAACAGGATATTTACGAATTCGCCCTGCGCCAGCGCTGGGAGGACTGGTTCGGCTACCAGCAGACGCTGCGTGTCGACGTCACCGGTATCAAGGCGCCGGTTCGCAGCCTCGAATTCGTCACGCTTCGCATCAAGGACGCCGTGTGCGACCGACTGCGCGAGAAGACCGGCGCGCGGCCGAACATCGACACGATGCAACCGGACGTGCGCGTGTTCGCTTTCCTGACGGCGACCGACGTCACCATTTATCTCGATACCTCGGGCGAGCCGTTGTTCAAGCGCGGCTGGCGTCTGGACAAGGGTGCGGCCCCGCTGCGCGAGAACCTTGCCGCAGGCATTCTGCGTCTGGCCGGCTGGCGCACCGATACGGCGGCGGACATGGTGCTGTATGACCCGATGTGCGGCAGCGGCACGTTCCTCGCCGAAGCCGCGCAAATCGCGCTTGGCATTCCGGCGGGGGCAGGACGTCGTTTCGGCTTTGAAAAACTCAAGGGCTACGACATCACGGCATGGCAGTCGCTGAAGGTGCAGGCAAGCGATGCCCAGCGCGATGCGCGTGTGCGCGGTGTGCCCGACACGATTTTCGGCAGCGACATCTCCGGCGACATGCTGGTCAAGTCGCGCGCCAACCTGGAGCGCGCCGGCGTGGGCGATATTGGCCTGAAGCAGGTGGATGCGCGCGATATGTCGCCGCCGGTGGATCGCCCGGGGATCATCGTCGCGAACCCGCCGTACGGCGAGCGTATCGAGGTGCGCGGGCGCCGTGCGCCGCGCGATGCCGACGATGGCTATTCGCCCGACGTTCAGGGCAATCGCGGCGGTTTCCAGCGCAATCAGCCGGACGGCGTCGATGCCGAATTCTTCCGTGCGTTTGGCGATGTGCTCAAGCAACGTTTTACCGGCTGGAGCGCTTTCCTGCTGACGGCCGACATGAGCCTGCCGGGGCAGATGCGCTTGCGCGAATCGCGTCGCACGCCGCTGTACAACGGCGCGCTGGAATGCCGTCTGTTCCGTTTCGATCTGATTGCCGGTTCCGTGCGCAAGCGCCCGGGCGACGCGCAGAGCAAGCCCGAGGGCGACGAAGCTTAA
- a CDS encoding Re/Si-specific NAD(P)(+) transhydrogenase subunit alpha has protein sequence MRIGIPAETLAGESRVAATPETVKKLVASGHQVVIGRGAGDAASVPDAAFEAAGASLGSAADALGAELVLKVRAPSPDELAQIPRGSVVVGMLNPFDAENNARMAAAGIIGFALEAAPRTTRAQSMDVLSSQANIAGYKAVMLAANLYQRFMPMLMTAAGTVKAARLVVLGAGVAGLQAIATAKRLGAVIEASDVRPAVREQIESLGAKFIDVPFETDEEREIAKGVGGYARPMPAAWLARQAQLVHTRLTQADIVISTALIPGRAAPTLIAEDTVKAMKPGSVIIDLAAGRGANGGGNCPLSVADEVVKVHGVTIAGYTNLAGMVAADASALYARNVLDFLKLVIDKEGKLVIDTNDDIVSACLMCRDGQVLRAA, from the coding sequence ATGAGAATCGGCATTCCCGCCGAGACGCTTGCCGGCGAATCCCGTGTCGCGGCTACGCCCGAAACGGTGAAGAAGCTGGTCGCGTCAGGACATCAGGTCGTGATCGGGCGCGGCGCAGGAGACGCTGCGAGCGTACCCGACGCCGCCTTCGAAGCCGCGGGCGCCTCGCTCGGCAGCGCTGCCGATGCACTTGGCGCAGAACTTGTCCTCAAAGTACGCGCCCCGTCTCCCGACGAACTCGCTCAGATCCCGCGTGGCAGCGTAGTGGTCGGCATGCTCAATCCGTTCGATGCCGAAAACAACGCGCGCATGGCGGCGGCCGGGATCATCGGCTTCGCGCTGGAAGCCGCACCGCGCACCACGCGTGCGCAGAGCATGGACGTGCTCTCGTCGCAGGCCAACATCGCCGGCTACAAGGCCGTGATGCTCGCCGCGAACCTCTATCAACGCTTCATGCCGATGCTGATGACCGCCGCCGGTACGGTCAAGGCCGCACGACTGGTCGTGCTCGGTGCGGGCGTGGCCGGCCTTCAGGCCATTGCGACGGCCAAGCGCCTGGGAGCGGTCATCGAAGCCTCCGACGTGCGTCCGGCCGTGCGCGAGCAGATCGAATCGCTGGGCGCGAAGTTCATCGACGTGCCCTTCGAGACCGACGAAGAGCGTGAAATCGCCAAGGGCGTGGGCGGCTATGCGCGCCCCATGCCCGCCGCGTGGCTGGCCCGTCAGGCGCAACTCGTGCACACGCGGCTCACGCAGGCCGACATCGTCATTTCCACCGCACTCATCCCGGGGCGCGCGGCGCCCACACTCATTGCCGAAGACACCGTCAAGGCCATGAAGCCGGGGTCGGTGATCATCGATCTGGCGGCCGGTCGCGGCGCGAACGGCGGCGGCAACTGCCCGCTGTCGGTGGCCGACGAAGTCGTCAAGGTGCACGGCGTGACCATTGCCGGATACACCAACCTGGCGGGCATGGTGGCCGCCGATGCCTCCGCGCTTTATGCCCGTAACGTGCTCGACTTCCTCAAGCTGGTGATCGACAAGGAAGGCAAGCTCGTCATCGATACCAACGACGACATCGTCAGCGCGTGCCTGATGTGCCGCGACGGTCAAGTGCTGCGCGCGGCATAA
- the eda gene encoding bifunctional 4-hydroxy-2-oxoglutarate aldolase/2-dehydro-3-deoxy-phosphogluconate aldolase codes for MNINDIVRAGPVVPVLQFDNVEQGEQVSRALLAGGVRVLEITLRTSAAMDVIRHVAGLSDELIVGVGTLTRPEEMAQAVAAGARFGVSPGYTPTLGAAAKAAGLPLLPGVVTPSDILAALADGYETVKFFPAEPSGGVPMLKALYGPFRQMRFCPTGGISAESAPSYLAQPNVVCVGGSWLTPKALVDAKDWDGITRLARAASALPRA; via the coding sequence ATGAACATCAATGACATCGTTCGTGCCGGCCCCGTGGTTCCGGTGCTCCAGTTCGATAACGTCGAGCAGGGCGAGCAAGTCTCGCGCGCACTGCTCGCGGGCGGCGTGCGAGTCCTCGAAATCACGCTGCGCACCTCGGCGGCGATGGACGTCATCCGCCACGTGGCGGGGCTGTCCGACGAACTGATCGTGGGGGTGGGCACGCTCACGCGCCCGGAAGAAATGGCGCAAGCCGTGGCGGCCGGCGCGCGTTTCGGCGTGTCGCCCGGCTACACGCCGACGCTGGGCGCGGCGGCCAAGGCGGCCGGCCTGCCGCTGCTGCCGGGCGTGGTCACGCCCTCGGACATTCTCGCGGCACTCGCCGACGGTTACGAGACGGTGAAGTTCTTCCCGGCCGAACCGTCCGGCGGCGTGCCGATGCTCAAGGCGCTGTACGGGCCATTCCGCCAGATGCGTTTCTGCCCGACGGGGGGGATCAGCGCCGAATCGGCGCCGTCGTATCTGGCGCAGCCGAATGTGGTGTGCGTGGGCGGCTCGTGGCTGACCCCCAAGGCGCTGGTCGACGCGAAGGACTGGGACGGCATCACGCGTCTGGCCCGCGCGGCGAGCGCGCTGCCACGCGCCTGA